A window from Telopea speciosissima isolate NSW1024214 ecotype Mountain lineage chromosome 8, Tspe_v1, whole genome shotgun sequence encodes these proteins:
- the LOC122671643 gene encoding iron-sulfur cluster assembly protein 1-like, with protein sequence MIRAGCRKFLGLVPQKNNQAPVLVRLYHERVVDHYNNPRNVGSFDKNDPTVGTGLVGAPACGDVMKLQIKVDEQTGKIVDACFKTFGCGSAIASSSVATEWVKGKQMEEVLTIKNTQIAKHLSLPPVKLHCSMLAEDAIKAAIKDYEAKRGQSGENGAPIEKAADA encoded by the exons atgaTTAGGGCAGGTTGCAGGAAATTTCTAGGGTTGGTGCCCCAGAAGAACAATCAAGCGCCGGTTTTGGTTCGCCTGTACCATGAGAGGGTTGTGGATCATTACAACAACCCTCGAAATGTCGGATCCTTCGATAAGAATGATCCCACGGTTGGGACGGGGCTCGTAGGTGCTCCGGCTTGTGGTGATGTTATGAAGCTTCAGATAAAGGTCGATGAACAGACAGGGAAGATTGTTGATGCCTGCTTCAAGACCTTCGGTTGTGGATCAGCCATCGCTTCTTCTTCCGTAG CTACAGAATGGGTAAAGGGGAAACAAATGGAGGAAGtcttaacaataaaaaatac GCAAATAGCAAAACATCTCTCACTTCCACCAGTGAAGCTCCATTGTAGCATGCTTGCAGAGGATGCTATCAAGGCAGCCATTAAAGATTATGAAGCAAAGCGGGGCCAGTCGGGGGAAAATGGTGCACCTATTGAGAAAGCTGCTGATGCTTAA
- the LOC122671640 gene encoding galactinol synthase 1-like produces MAPPEVPVDVFSGSGKITILNTGYSKRAYVTFLAGKGDYVKGVVGLVKGLRKVKSAYPLVVAILPDVPEEHREILRSQGCIVREIEPIYPPENQTQFAHAYYVINYSKLRIWNFEEYSKMVYLDADIQVFENIDHLFDAPDGYFYAVLDCFCEPAWSKSPQYSIGYCQQCPDKVKWPVEMGSPPSLYFNAGMFVFEPSRLTCESLLENLQITTPTLFAEQDFLNMFFNHMLKPIPLGYNLVLAMLWRHPENVELDKVKVVHYCAAGSKPWRFTGKEANMDREDIKMLVEKWWEVYNDKSLDFKPEDPEPEGETFCRPTIIATMPEPEISYIPAPSAA; encoded by the exons ATGGCTCCACCAGAAGTTCCCGTCGACGTCTTTTCGGGTTCCGGCAAGATTACGATTCTTAACACAGGTTACTCTAAGAGGGCTTACGTAACATTCTTAGCCGGTAAGGGTGATTATGTCAAGGGAGTGGTGGGATTAGTAAAAGGTCTACGTAAGGTGAAGAGTGCTTACCCTTTAGTGGTGGCTATCTTGCCTGATGTGCCTGAGGAACACCGTGAGATCTTGAGGTCTCAAGGCTGTATCGTTCGTGAAATTGAGCCCATCTACCCACCTGAGAACCAAACACAATTTGCTCATGCTTATTATGTCATCAACTACTCCAAGCTTCGTATATGGAAT ttTGAAGAGTATAGTAAGATGGTTTACTTAGATGCTGATATACAAGTGTTTGAGAATATCGATCATCTCTTTGATGCACCTGATGGATACTTCTACGCTGTATTGGATTGTTTCTGTGAGCCTGCATGGAGTAAGTCACCACAATACTCTATTGGGTATTGCCAACAATGTCCTGATAAGGTGAAATGGCCAGTAGAGATGGGTTCACCACCTTCCTTGTACTTCAATGCTGGGATGTTTGTGTTCGAGCCTAGCCGGTTAACTTGTGAATCACTTCTTGAGAATCTACAAATCACGACACCGACGCTATTCGCAGAACAA GATTTCTTGAACATGTTCTTCAATCATATGTTAAAGCCCATCCCTCTGGGATACAACTTAGTTCTAGCCATGCTCTGGCGCCACCCTGAGAATGTTGAGCTGGACAAAGTTAAGGTGGTCCATTACTGTGCAGCT GGGTCAAAGCCATGGAGGTTCACTGGTAAAGAAGCAAACATGGACAGAGAAGACATTAAGATGCTAGTGGAAAAATGGTGGGAAGTTTACAATGACAAATCACTAGACTTCAAGCCAGAGGATCCTGAACCTGAGGGAGAGACATTTTGTAGGCCAACAATCATAGCTACCATGCCTGAGCCTGAGATTTCTTACATTCCAGCACCTTCAGCTGCTTAA